One Schlesneria paludicola DSM 18645 DNA segment encodes these proteins:
- a CDS encoding adenylate kinase family protein: protein MRKYVIMGAQGCGKGTQAKLLKRDFDIVHISVGDIFRWHIQSHSKLGARIKRLIAAGRMVEDETVEQIIRDRLSQHDWNFGFVLDGFPRTKTQAEFFLESYDIDAVIHIAVPDEVVFERVLARRLCSQCGLDYNLIHHRPAVIDTCDVCGGKLVIRSDDNEAGLRQRLQDYRTQTEPVLELFRRKELVIQTDGSQSVEAVSLDIQNQLGLVPKA, encoded by the coding sequence ATGCGAAAATATGTCATCATGGGGGCGCAGGGTTGTGGCAAGGGAACCCAGGCGAAGCTGCTAAAACGCGACTTCGATATCGTACATATCTCGGTGGGAGATATTTTTCGCTGGCACATTCAGTCTCATTCGAAGCTTGGCGCGCGGATCAAGCGGTTGATCGCCGCGGGACGAATGGTCGAAGACGAGACGGTCGAGCAAATTATTCGCGACCGTCTGTCGCAGCACGATTGGAATTTCGGCTTTGTGCTCGATGGGTTTCCACGAACGAAAACTCAGGCCGAGTTCTTCCTTGAGAGCTACGATATTGACGCCGTGATTCACATTGCTGTGCCTGACGAAGTCGTCTTCGAACGCGTCCTGGCACGACGGCTCTGCAGTCAGTGTGGTCTCGACTACAACCTGATTCATCATCGTCCGGCGGTGATCGATACCTGTGACGTCTGCGGCGGAAAGCTGGTCATTCGCAGCGACGATAATGAAGCCGGATTACGGCAGCGGCTGCAGGACTATCGGACACAAACCGAACCGGTGCTCGAGTTGTTTCGCCGCAAAGAACTGGTAATTCAAACCGACGGTTCGCAAAGCGTCGAAGCGGTCAGCCTCGATATTCAGAATCAACTGGGGCTGGTACCGAAAGCGTAA